The proteins below come from a single Papaver somniferum cultivar HN1 chromosome 11, ASM357369v1, whole genome shotgun sequence genomic window:
- the LOC113320950 gene encoding short-chain dehydrogenase TIC 32, chloroplastic-like yields the protein MLETVKYLVGSVGASGFGSRSTAEQVTSACPDLRSITAIITGATSGIGAETAHILAKRGARIVIPARSIKTAEETRARILMEVPDSEIIVMSLDLSSQSSVRNFVSDFESLNLPLNLLINNAGKFSHDYGITEDGIEMTFATNYLGHFLLTNLLLNKMIETTKETGVQGRIVNVSSSIHSWFSGDGLGYLELITKNKSHYDATRAYALSKLANVLHTKELAQRLKKMEANVSVNCVHPGIVRTRLTRDREGIVTDLAFFLASKLLKTIPQAAATTCYVATHPRVLGVSGKYFSDCNEASPSKLGASASEALRLWSFSESMTTLHEQSS from the exons ATGCTTGAAACAGTAAAATACCTTGTTGGCTCAGTTGGAGCAAGTGGTTTCGGTTCAAGGTCCACAGCTGAACAAGTCACTAGTGCTTGTCCTGATCTTCGTTCCATTACGGCTATTATCACAG GTGCTACGTCAGGTATCGGAGCGGAGACTGCTCATATATTAGCAAAGAGAGGAGCGAGAATAGTTATACCAGCACGGAGTATTAAAACTGCTGAAGAAACTAGAGCTCGTATATTAATGGAGGTTCCTGATTCTGAGATTATTGTTATGTCTCTTGATCTTAGTTCTCAGTCTTCTGTTAGAAATTTTGTTTCCGACTTTGAATCTCTTAATTTACCTCTCAATCTTCTCAT AAACAACGCTGGAAAATTCTCACATGATTATGGAATCACTGAAGATGGTATCGAAATGACGTTCGCTACAAATTATTTAG GTCATTTTCTGTTAACCAATCTCTTGCTGAACAAGATGATCGAAACGACAAAAGAAACCGGGGTACAAGGACGGATAGTGAACGTTTCTTCGAGTATTCATAGTTGGTTCTCTGGGGATGGACTTGGATATCTCGAACTCATCACTAAAAATAAGAG CCATTACGACGCCACACGTGCATATGCGCTCTCGAAGCTCGCTAATGTCTTACACACTAAGGAACTTGCACAGAGATTAAAG AAGATGGAAGCAAATGTGAGTGTAAACTGTGTACATCCAGGGATAGTAAGAACTAGACTTACTAGAGATAGAGAAGGAATTGTTACCGATCTTGCATTTTTCTTGGCTTCAAAACTATTAAAAACAATTCCTCAAGCTGCAGCTACAACTTGTTATGTAGCTACACATCCGAGAGTACTAGGTGTATCCGGGAAATATTTCTCAGACTGTAACGAAGCTTCACCTTCAAAACTTGGAGCAAGTGCTAGTGAAGCTTTGCGGCTTTGGTCGTTTTCGGAATCGATGACAACTCTTCATGAACAATCTTCATAA
- the LOC113325085 gene encoding protein ASPARTIC PROTEASE IN GUARD CELL 1-like has translation MAKVGFGVCFILISFASSAFSRVILPESTILDVYASIQKTIDVLSFNPDLLQEEQEQDNEKEWSYSDFSSSSSFSVKLQSRDTLLKPTHKNYRALTIDRLERDSARVKSIISKLNLDSLHGILKPRQDEDIAGPVSSGVKHGSGEYFARVGVGRPPKPQYLILDTASDISWLQCAPCMQCYNQTGPIFEPSYSSSFSYISCGTQLCRSLGDSGGLAGCSNKTCRYLAFYGDGSYTVGEFVTETLTFDTSHTSLENIYIGCGHDNRGLFTGAAGLLALGRGSLSFPSQVNAVAFSYCLVDRDSTFSSDLQFGSGAEPADAITAPLLSHPLYPTFYYVNLTGISVGGQLLNLPQSVFEINPSIPSGVIVDTGTGITRLRADVYLALRDAFVKATYNLTSAGGFALFDTCYDLSLETSVSVPSVAFWFPGGKSLVLPAKNLLVPVDDKKTFCFAFAASNSEVSIIGNLQQQGIRVSFNTATSVVGFSPNRC, from the coding sequence ATGGCGAAAGTAGGGTTTGgagtttgttttattttaatttcCTTCGCGTCTTCTGCTTTCTCTAGAGTAATTTTACCTGAATCCACAATTCTTGATGTCTACGCTTCAATTCAGAAAACTATTGACGTTCTCTCGTTTAATCCTGATCTTCTCCAAGAAGAACAAGAGCAAGATAACGAAAAAGAATGGAGTTATtctgatttctcatcatcatcttctttcagtgTCAAACTTCAATCTAGAGATACTCTTCTGAAACCAACACATAAAAATTATAGAGCCTTAACCATAGATAGACTCGAACGTGACTCAGCCCGAGTTAAATCAATCATTTCAAAATTGAACCTTGACTCCCTTCATGGAATTTTAAAACCTCGACAAGATGAAGATATAGCAGGTCCAGTTAGTTCAGGGGTGAAGCATGGAAGCGGTGAATATTTCGCCCGAGTTGGAGTCGGTCGTCCTCCTAAACCTCAATACTTAATTCTTGATACAGCTAGTGATATCTCTTGGTTACAGTGTGCACCTTGTATGCAGTGTTATAACCAAACAGGCCCGATATTTGAACCATCTTATTCTTCGTCTTTCTCGTATATCTCTTGTGGGACGCAACTATGTAGGTCACTTGGTGATTCTGGCGGGTTGGCGGGTTGTAGTAACAAAACGTGTCGCTATCTAGCATTTTATGGTGATGGTTCTTATACGGTTGGTGAATTCGTGACAGAAACACTAACGTTTGATACCTCGCATACCAGTCTTGAAAACATCTATATAGGTTGTGGTCATGATAATAGAGGTCTATTTACTGGTGCAGCTGGTTTGTTAGCTCTTGGACGCGGCTCACTTTCATTTCCTTCTCAAGTAAATGCAGTGGCATTTTCTTATTGTTTAGTCGATCGCGATTCTACTTTTTCTTCAGATTTACAATTCGGCTCAGGGGCAGAACCAGCTGATGCAATTACTGCCCCGTTACTTAGTCACCCACTGTATCCTACTTTTTATTACGTGAATTTAACTGGTATTAGCGTCGGAGGTCAACTGTTGAATCTACCCCAGTCAGTTTTCGAAATAAATCCGAGTATACCCAGTGGAGTTATTGTTGATACGGGAACAGGAATAACTCGGTTACGAGCCGACGTATACCTTGCACTACGCGATGCTTTTGTCAAAGCCACGTATAACTTAACATCTGCTGGCGGATTCGCTCTGTTTGATACTTGCTATGATCTATCACTAGAAACTTCAGTTTCTGTTCCATCTGTTGCATTTTGGTTTCCCGGTGGAAAATCCTTGGTTTTACCAGCCAAGAATCTTTTGGTACCTGTTGATGACAAGAAAACGTTCTGTTTCGCTTTTGCAGCATCTAATTCTGAAGTGTCTATCATAGGTAATCTGCAACAGCAAGGGATTCGTGTCAGCTTTAATACTGCAACTTCTGTTGTTGGGTTTTCGCCTAATAGATGCTAG